In Ovis aries strain OAR_USU_Benz2616 breed Rambouillet chromosome 13, ARS-UI_Ramb_v3.0, whole genome shotgun sequence, the following are encoded in one genomic region:
- the ZHX3 gene encoding zinc fingers and homeoboxes protein 3 has protein sequence MASKRKSTTPCMIPVKTVVLPSSSAEAPPAEPGPEGPPQEPPPEAPATSTEATQSASGPDVPSLANGHRSTLDGYAYACKYCDFRSQDITQFVGHLSSEHTDFNKDPSFVCTECSFLAKTPEGLSLHNAKCHSGEASFVWNVAKPDNHMVVEQSVPEGTSPPDLSGEPNVEGTDGQAEIIITKTPIMKIMKGKAEAKKIHTLKENVPSQPTGEALPNPPAGDTEVKEGDHAFVNGVAPISQASTNPTKPPHSANGPLLGTVPVLPAGIAQLLSLQQPPPQAQQPLPTARSLPKVMIPLSSIPTYNAAMDSNSFLKNSFHKFPYPTKAELCYLTVVTKYPEEQLKIWFTAQRLKQGISWSPEEIEDARKKMFNTVIQSVPQPTITVLNTPLVASSGNVQHLIQAALPGHVVGQPEGTAGGLLVTQPLMANGLQAPSSSLPLAVTSVPKPPAVAPINTVCSNTTSAVKVVNAAQSLLTACPSITSQAFLDASIYKNKKSHEQLSALKGSFCRNQFPGQSEVEHLTQVTGLSTREVRKWFSDRRYHCRNLKGSRAGLPGEHGTLLVDPAPEAPFSPSCKAPEVTCLPTAATLATPPSAKRQSWHQTPDFTPTKYKERAPEQLRALESSFAQNPLPLDEELDRLRTETKMTRREIDGWFSERRKKVSAEEAKKAEEGASPGEEEAAETEGEEGLAGENGSPEAPSGHSLAERKVSPIKINLKNLRVTEANGKGELVGLGICEPEDEAPGKLAEQPPGKAGCKKTAQQRHLLRQLFVQTQWPSTQDYDSIMAQTGLPRPEVVRWFGDSRYALKNGQLKWYEDYKRGNFPPGLLVIAPGNRELLQDYYVTHRMLYEQDLQSLCDKTQMSAQQVKQWFAEKMGEETRAVADTGSEGQGPCAGDPAALHKGLGDAYVEVSENSESWEPSAPEASAEPFDTQSPQAGPQLETD, from the exons ATGGCCAGCAAGAGGAAGTCCACCACCCCGTGTATGATCCCTGTGAAGACCGTGGTGCTGCCCAGCTCCAGTGCCGAGGCCCCGCCCGCAGAGCCCGGGCCCGAGGGGCCCCCCCAGGAGCCGCCCCCGGAAGCGCCTGCCACCAGCACCGAGGCCACCCAGAGCGCCAGTGGTCCCGATGTCCCCTCGCTTGCCAACGGGCACCGGAGCACCTTGGACGGCTATGCGTATGCCTGTAAATACTGTGACTTCAGATCCCAGGACATAACCCAGTTTGTGGGACATCTGAGCTCAGAGCACACAGACTTTAACAAAGACCCAAGCTTTGTATGCACTGAATGCAGCTTTCTGGCAAAAACTCCCGAGGGGCTTTCTCTGCACAACGCCAAGTGTCACTCGGGGGAAGCCAGCTTTGTGTGGAATGTGGCCAAGCCAGACAATCACATGGTTGTGGAGCAGAGTGTCCCCGAGGGCACCAGCCCTCCTGACCTGTCAGGGGAGCCAAACGTGGAGGGGACGGATGGACAGGCGGAAATCATCATCACCAAGACCCCAATCATGAAGATAATGAAAGGCAAAGCTGAAGCCAAGAAGATCCACACGCTCAAGGAGAACGTGCCCAGCCAGCCCACCGGGGAGGCCTTACCAAACCCTCCAGCTGGGGACACGGAGGTGAAAGAGGGGGACCACGCCTTTGTCAACGGTGTGGCCCCCATCAGCCAGGCCTCAACCAACCCCACGAAGCCCCCCCACTCAGCCAACGGGCCCCTGCTGGGGACGGTGCCAGTGCTGCCTGCGGGCATCGCCCAGCTCCTCTCCCTGCAGCAGCCACCCCCGCAGGCCCAGCAGCCCCTGCCCACCGCCAGGTCCCTCCCCAAAGTGATGATCCCGCTGAGCAGCATCCCCACGTACAACGCGGCCATGGACTCCAACAGCTTTCTGAAGAACTCCTTCCACAAGTTCCCCTACCCGACCAAAGCCGAGCTCTGCTATTTGACTGTGGTCACCAAGTACCCGGAGGAACAGCTCAAGATCTGGTTCACCGCCCAGAGGCTGAAGCAGGGCATCAGCTGGTCCCCGGAGGAGATTGAGGACGCTCggaaaaagatgttcaacactgtCATCCAGTCGGTGCCCCAGCCCACCATCACGGTCCTCAACACCCCCCTGGTTGCCAGCAGTGGCAACGTCCAGCACCTCATCCAGGCCGCTCTGCCCGGGCATGTGGTGGGGCAGCCGGAGGGCACGGCGGGGGGACTTCTGGTCACTCAGCCTCTGATGGCCAATGGGCTGCAGGcccccagctcctctctccccctGGCAGTCACCTCTGTCCCCAAGCCGCCCGCTGTCGCACCCATTAACACCGTGTGTTCAAATACGACATCGGCCGTGAAGGTGGTAAACGCCGCCCAGTCGCTCCTCACAGCCTGCCCTAGCATCACCTCCCAAGCCTTCCTCGATGCCAGCATCTACAAGAACAAGAAGTCTCATGAACAGCTGTCAGCTCTGAAAGGGAGCTTCTGTCGGAACCAGTTCCCAGGGCAGAGCGAAGTGGAGCATCTGACCCAGGTGACAGGCCTCAGCACCCGGGAGGTGCGCAAGTGGTTCAGCGACCGCAGGTACCACTGCCGGAACCTCAAGGGCTCCAGGGCTGGCCTGCCTGGAGAGCACGGCACCCTGCTTGTCGACCCTGCGCCCGAGGCACCCTTCTCCCCATCGTGCAAGGCCCCCGAGGTGACCTGCCTCCCCACAGCGGCCACCCTGGCCACCCCACCTTCTGCCAAGCGACAGTCCTGGCACCAGACCCCCGACTTCACACCAACCAAATACAAGGAGCGGGCCCCCGAGCAGCTCAGAGCCCTGGAGAGCAGTTTTGCACAAAACCCCCTTCCCCTGGACGAAGAGCTGGACCGCCTGAGAACTGAGACCAAAATGACCCGCAGGGAGATTGATGGCTGGTTTTCAGAGAGACGGAAAAAAGTGAGTGCCGAGGAGGCCAAGAAGGCTGAGGAGGGGGCTTCtccaggggaggaggaggccgcTGAGACCGAGGGGGAGGAGGGCTTAGCCGGGGAAAATGGCTCCCCAGAAGCGCCCAGTGGCCACTCGCTGGCCGAACGCAAAGTCAGCCCCATCAAAATCAACCTCAAGAACCTGCGGGTGACAGAGGCCAATGGCAAGGGCGAGCTCGTGGGGCTGGGCATCTGCGAGCCTGAGGACGAGGCGCCCGGCAAGCTGGCGGAGCAGCCACCGGGCAAGGCGGGCTGCAAGAAGACGGCCCAGCAGCGGCACCTGCTGCGGCAGCTCTTCGTGCAGACGCAGTGGCCCAGCACCCAGGACTACGACTCCATCATGGCCCAGACGGGCCTGCCGCGGCCCGAGGTGGTGCGCTGGTTTGGGGACAGCCGGTACGCCCTGAAGAACGGCCAACTCAAGTGGTACGAAGACTACAAGAGGGGCAACTTCCCCCCCGGGCTGCTAGTCATTGCGCCTGGCAACCGGGAGCTGCTGCAGGACTATTACGTGACCCACAGGATGCTGTATGAGCAGGACCTGCAGAGCCTGTGCGATAAGACCCAGATGAGCGCCCAGCAGGTCAAGCAGTGGTTTGCCGAGAAGATGGGTGAGGAGACCCGGGCTGTGGCCGACACGGGCAGCGAGGGCCAGGGCCCCTGCGCCGGCGACCCTGCGGCCCTTCACAAAGGGCTGGGTGATGCCTATGTGGAGGTGTCTGAAAACAGTGAGTCGTGGGAGCCCAGCGCCCCTGAGGCCAGCGCAGAGCCCTTTGACACGCAGAGTCCCCAGGCTGGACCTCAGCTGG AAACAGACTGA